One genomic region from Erythrobacter mangrovi encodes:
- a CDS encoding peptidyl-alpha-hydroxyglycine alpha-amidating lyase family protein, whose amino-acid sequence MRKSIFAMTLAAQAVLAAPALAGPADPQLPLVASPMELSVPADWHLGEVAGLEVDDRGHVYVFNRGEHSLLEFSAQGEFIREIGRGLFKTPHGLRVDDAGNIWTTDQDTHQVLRFNREGRITLILGRRNVADTGWYDRGYTVAHLNAPSDVALDSQGNIYVADGGNFRIVKYDRNGERLATWGKEGTAPGEFNFPHSIAVDEEDRIYVTDRENGRVQIFTPEGRYITEWTGFGNPYEIQRRKDGTFWLTDARAGSIIHLDRNGKILGRFGQWGKEIGDFGFPHGFDFTDDGDILVGEILNWRVQRLSPVKPR is encoded by the coding sequence ATGCGTAAATCGATCTTCGCCATGACCTTGGCCGCGCAGGCCGTGCTCGCTGCACCCGCCTTAGCAGGACCTGCTGACCCGCAGCTTCCGTTGGTCGCATCGCCCATGGAGCTGTCCGTGCCCGCCGACTGGCATCTTGGCGAAGTTGCCGGACTTGAGGTTGACGATCGAGGTCACGTTTACGTGTTCAACCGCGGCGAGCATTCCCTGTTAGAATTCAGCGCGCAAGGAGAGTTCATCCGTGAGATTGGGCGTGGGCTGTTCAAGACTCCCCATGGTTTGCGGGTAGACGACGCCGGCAACATCTGGACGACCGACCAGGACACGCATCAGGTCCTGCGCTTCAATCGCGAGGGGCGGATCACACTGATCCTTGGCCGACGAAACGTGGCGGACACTGGCTGGTACGACCGTGGATATACCGTCGCCCACCTCAACGCCCCCAGCGACGTCGCATTGGACAGCCAAGGCAATATCTACGTTGCCGACGGAGGCAATTTCCGGATCGTCAAATACGACAGGAATGGTGAGCGGCTGGCGACATGGGGCAAGGAAGGCACGGCACCGGGCGAGTTCAATTTTCCGCACTCAATTGCGGTCGATGAAGAAGACCGAATCTACGTCACTGACCGCGAGAACGGGCGCGTCCAGATCTTCACGCCCGAAGGCCGCTACATCACCGAATGGACTGGTTTCGGAAATCCATACGAAATCCAGCGTCGCAAGGACGGGACCTTCTGGCTGACCGATGCTCGCGCGGGCTCAATCATCCACCTCGATCGCAACGGGAAGATCCTCGGTCGCTTCGGGCAATGGGGCAAGGAAATCGGCGACTTCGGTTTCCCTCATGGCTTCGACTTCACCGACGATGGCGATATCCTGGTCGGTGAAATCCTCAACTGGCGGGTGCAGCGCCTCTCCCCAGTGAAACCGCGCTAG
- a CDS encoding LysR family transcriptional regulator: MQETIMFRSDLFHLLRTFRAVVENRSFSGAAQSLGIQPPAVSKAIAKLEADLGVQLLVRSTRAVSLTDSGELFHREVERILSDLEDARSVIQTFAGEPVGALRVSATVAFGQRILSPLLPRFMNKYPGITIDLRLTNDILSLHGDDVDLVLRSTPELEDSSNYTRLISTQDRMIVVAPDYLRKHGPIGHPEKLAGHRCLAFRANRLFDRWTFSKDGVSWTVRVKPILVSNDYQTLLDAAVQGAGIAQLFRYQAQGSVERGELVHLLDSFELPKQNIYAIYRQKRRHATKVDAFVGFLEEALEQLPTANAEESEDLARS, translated from the coding sequence TTGCAGGAAACAATTATGTTTAGGTCCGATCTCTTCCATCTCCTTCGCACCTTCCGTGCGGTGGTCGAAAATAGATCGTTCTCGGGGGCTGCTCAGTCCTTGGGAATCCAACCGCCCGCAGTGAGCAAGGCAATCGCCAAGCTGGAAGCGGACCTCGGGGTGCAGCTACTGGTTCGATCGACCCGCGCGGTTAGCCTGACCGACAGTGGCGAGTTGTTCCATCGCGAGGTCGAAAGGATCCTGAGCGATCTTGAAGATGCACGTAGCGTGATTCAAACATTTGCAGGAGAGCCTGTCGGAGCCTTGCGAGTTTCCGCGACTGTCGCCTTTGGGCAGCGGATTCTATCCCCACTGCTGCCCCGGTTCATGAACAAGTACCCCGGGATCACAATCGACTTGCGGCTGACAAACGATATCCTCAGCCTGCACGGTGACGATGTCGACCTGGTCTTAAGAAGCACGCCCGAACTGGAAGATTCCTCAAACTACACCCGGCTGATCTCCACCCAGGATCGAATGATCGTGGTGGCGCCCGACTATCTTCGAAAGCATGGTCCGATTGGGCACCCGGAGAAACTTGCTGGCCACCGATGCCTTGCTTTCCGGGCCAACCGGCTGTTCGACCGTTGGACCTTTTCGAAGGACGGTGTGTCCTGGACTGTCCGGGTGAAGCCGATCCTGGTCTCGAATGACTACCAGACTTTGCTTGATGCCGCCGTTCAGGGAGCGGGTATCGCGCAGCTGTTCCGTTACCAAGCGCAAGGCAGCGTTGAGCGCGGGGAACTAGTGCACCTGCTGGATTCGTTCGAACTCCCGAAGCAGAACATCTACGCCATCTATCGACAGAAGCGTCGGCATGCGACGAAGGTCGACGCCTTCGTCGGGTTCCTTGAAGAGGCTCTTGAGCAACTTCCTACGGCGAATGCAGAGGAATCAGAAGACCTTGCACGTAGTTGA
- a CDS encoding argininosuccinate synthase, with translation MSDNKRPEIKRVVLAYSGGLDTSVIAKWLEVERGCEVVTFTADLGQGEEIEPARAKARAMGIPDKHIFIEDVREEFVRDFVFPMMRANARYEGDYLLGTSIARPLISKRLVEIAHETGADAIAHGATGKGNDQVRFELSAYALDPDIKVIAPWREWDLTSRTALIAWAEAHQIAVPKDKRGESPFSTDANLLHTSSEGKVLEDPWEETPDYVYSRTEHPENAPDAPEYITIDFEQGDGVALNGEAMSPATLLAALNDLGRRHGIGRLDLVENRFVGMKSRGMYETPGGEIYARAHRGIEQITLDRGAAHLKDELMPRYAELIYNGLWFSPEREMLQAAIDLSQQKVSGTVRLKLYKGLTSVVGRKSPNSLYSEAHVTFEDDAGAYDQKDAEGFIKLNALRLRLLAKRDR, from the coding sequence ATGTCCGATAACAAGCGCCCCGAGATCAAAAGGGTTGTCCTCGCCTATTCCGGCGGCCTCGATACGTCCGTCATCGCCAAGTGGCTTGAGGTCGAGCGCGGATGCGAGGTGGTTACCTTCACCGCCGATCTTGGACAGGGCGAGGAGATCGAGCCTGCCCGCGCCAAGGCCCGGGCCATGGGCATCCCTGACAAGCACATCTTCATCGAGGATGTGCGCGAGGAGTTCGTCCGCGACTTCGTCTTCCCGATGATGCGCGCCAATGCCCGTTATGAAGGCGACTACCTGCTCGGCACTTCGATCGCTCGCCCGCTGATCTCCAAGCGCTTGGTCGAGATCGCGCATGAGACCGGCGCCGATGCCATCGCCCACGGCGCAACTGGCAAGGGCAACGACCAGGTGCGCTTCGAGCTGTCCGCTTATGCGCTCGATCCCGACATCAAGGTCATCGCCCCCTGGCGCGAATGGGATCTCACCAGCCGCACCGCGCTGATCGCCTGGGCCGAAGCGCACCAGATCGCGGTGCCCAAGGACAAGCGCGGCGAAAGCCCTTTCTCGACCGACGCCAACCTCCTGCACACCTCTTCGGAGGGCAAGGTGCTCGAGGACCCGTGGGAGGAAACCCCGGACTACGTCTATTCGCGGACCGAGCACCCGGAAAACGCGCCCGATGCACCCGAATACATCACCATCGACTTCGAGCAGGGTGACGGAGTTGCGCTCAATGGCGAGGCGATGAGCCCCGCCACGCTGCTCGCCGCGCTCAACGATCTCGGCCGCAGGCACGGGATTGGTCGCCTCGACCTCGTCGAGAACCGCTTTGTCGGCATGAAGAGCCGCGGCATGTACGAGACACCTGGTGGCGAGATCTATGCCCGTGCCCATCGCGGCATCGAACAGATCACGCTCGACCGCGGTGCGGCGCACCTCAAGGACGAGCTGATGCCGCGCTATGCGGAGTTGATCTACAACGGTCTCTGGTTCAGCCCCGAGCGCGAGATGCTGCAGGCTGCGATCGACCTCAGCCAGCAGAAGGTCAGCGGCACAGTGCGGCTCAAGCTCTACAAGGGGCTCACCAGCGTGGTCGGCCGCAAGTCGCCTAACTCGCTCTATTCCGAAGCGCATGTGACGTTCGAGGATGACGCGGGAGCCTACGACCAGAAGGACGCCGAAGGCTTCATCAAGCTCAACGCGCTGCGCCTGAGGCTGCTGGCCAAACGCGATCGTTAG
- a CDS encoding septal ring lytic transglycosylase RlpA family protein, whose product MAKRAYRTLLFLAAVALPGTAGHSEEGVDKIDVDTSFDATFESFEVLPPAPQPGAQAVDLTNIEPATTAAIMPIEGGVASYYGRRFNGRRTASGEIFDMHAMTAAHRTLPFGTLVQVTNPDNGRSVVVRINDRGPFHGNRVIDVSRAAATELGLIGPGHGQVELALVEG is encoded by the coding sequence ATGGCCAAACGCGCGTATAGAACCCTGCTTTTCCTTGCCGCCGTGGCGCTTCCGGGCACCGCGGGCCATTCGGAAGAGGGGGTCGACAAGATCGATGTCGATACAAGTTTCGACGCCACATTCGAGAGTTTCGAGGTCCTGCCCCCAGCCCCGCAGCCGGGCGCGCAGGCGGTCGACCTGACCAATATCGAGCCCGCCACCACAGCAGCCATAATGCCGATCGAAGGCGGCGTGGCGTCCTATTACGGGCGGCGCTTCAACGGGCGGCGGACCGCCAGCGGCGAGATCTTCGACATGCATGCGATGACCGCCGCGCATCGCACCCTGCCCTTCGGCACGCTGGTCCAGGTGACGAATCCCGACAACGGCCGCAGCGTGGTGGTCCGCATCAACGACCGCGGACCCTTCCACGGCAATCGCGTGATCGACGTGAGCCGCGCCGCGGCGACCGAGCTCGGCCTGATCGGCCCAGGCCACGGCCAAGTCGAGCTGGCGCTGGTCGAGGGCTGA
- a CDS encoding class I SAM-dependent methyltransferase, with amino-acid sequence MHLKTSIVAASLALLASGPLHAEQSPEGTTQAASQTTAIARAVANPARTDADRARDDARHPAEVLAFLGVAPGMTVVENQPGAGWYTRILGPLLRDEGTFLAAQADPELFLDTVPEENRQRFLDFVLGWQRDFTTTNAQLTGPRTGAFLYGVAPDHPAYLPSESVDMVLDIRSIHNLIGAGPERTDLILSEFHRVLKPGGVLGVIDHSEDEASPRTPEESGNLGYVKESVMIDLMQKAGFKLVSRSDILANPRDHRDHEGGVWALPPTFTNGDKDRAKYTAIGESNRMLLKFVKQ; translated from the coding sequence ATGCACCTAAAGACCAGCATCGTCGCTGCCAGCCTCGCACTGCTCGCAAGCGGGCCGCTCCACGCAGAGCAAAGCCCCGAAGGCACCACCCAAGCCGCGTCGCAAACCACGGCCATCGCCCGCGCGGTCGCCAATCCGGCCCGCACCGATGCGGATCGCGCGCGTGACGATGCCCGGCACCCGGCCGAAGTGCTCGCCTTCCTCGGCGTCGCGCCCGGGATGACCGTGGTCGAGAACCAGCCCGGTGCCGGCTGGTACACGCGGATACTCGGCCCGCTGCTGCGCGATGAGGGTACCTTCCTCGCCGCCCAGGCCGATCCGGAACTGTTCCTCGACACCGTGCCCGAAGAGAATCGCCAGCGCTTTCTCGACTTCGTCCTGGGTTGGCAGCGCGATTTTACCACCACCAATGCGCAGCTCACCGGGCCGCGGACGGGCGCCTTCCTCTATGGCGTGGCGCCCGACCACCCGGCCTATTTGCCGAGTGAGAGCGTCGACATGGTGCTCGACATTCGCAGCATCCACAATCTGATCGGTGCGGGGCCGGAACGGACCGACCTGATCCTGTCGGAATTCCACCGCGTGCTGAAGCCGGGCGGCGTGCTGGGGGTGATCGACCACAGCGAGGACGAGGCGAGCCCGCGCACGCCGGAGGAATCGGGAAACCTTGGCTATGTGAAGGAAAGCGTGATGATCGATCTCATGCAAAAGGCCGGGTTCAAGCTGGTCTCGCGCAGTGATATCCTGGCCAATCCCAGGGACCACCGCGACCATGAAGGCGGCGTCTGGGCGCTGCCGCCCACCTTCACCAATGGCGACAAGGATCGCGCCAAGTACACGGCAATCGGCGAATCCAACCGCATGCTGCTCAAATTCGTCAAGCAATAG
- the uvrA gene encoding excinuclease ABC subunit UvrA — MALTQISVRGAREHNLKGIDIDLPRDALIVITGLSGSGKSSLAFDTIYAEGQRRYVESLSAYARQFLEMMQKPDVEHIDGLSPAISIEQKTTSRNPRSTVATVTEIYDYMRLLWARVGVPYSPTTGLPIEAQTVSNMVDRVMALPEGTRLYLLAPVVRGRKGEYRKELAEWQKAGFTRVRIDGEFYAIEDAPALDKKFKHDIEVVVDRIAVKEGIETRLADSFEQALKLAEGLAYVDLADGVVPGREGEGEAGGAMKGAGIPANRIVFSERFSCPVSGFTIEEIEPRLFSFNAPQGACATCDGIGEKLLFDPQLVVPNEALSLKKGAVVPWAKSNPPSPYYMQVLASLAKEYEFSLETPWEDFDREIRDLILFGTKGRAIPLTFKDGRKEYTVNKPFEGVIGNLNRRMLQTESAWMREELAKFQTAQPCEACNGKRLNEKALAVKVGQGKGATDIATPTKMSVADAKAWFLALPDQLTDTQQQIARAILKEINERLGFLDNVGLDYLNLDRTSGTLSGGESQRIRLASQIGSGLSGVLYVLDEPSIGLHQRDNDRLLETLKRLRDLGNTVIVVEHDEDAIRAADHVVDLGPGAGVHGGEVVAEGTLKQVLKSKASLTAAYLNGTRAIEVPAKRRKGNGHKLTVHGARANNLRDVTASIPLGTFTCITGVSGSGKSSFTIDTLYASAARHLNGARVVAGAHDKVSGLEYCDKVIEIDQSPIGRTPRSNPATYTGAFTQIRDWFAGLPESQARGYKPGRFSFNVKGGRCEACQGDGLIKIEMHFLPDVYVTCEECHGKRYNRETLEVKFKGLSIADVLDMTIEDAEEFFKAVPPIRDKMHMLNEVGLGYVKVGQQATTLSGGEAQRVKLAKELSKRSTGQTLYILDEPTTGLHFEDVRKLLEVLQRLVDQGNSVVVIEHNLDVIKTADWILDLGPEGGVRGGEVVAEGTPEQVAKEPRSFTGQYLAPMLAKGDQRVSEAAE; from the coding sequence ATGGCACTCACCCAGATTTCAGTACGCGGCGCCCGCGAGCATAACCTCAAGGGTATCGATATCGACCTGCCGCGCGATGCGTTGATCGTGATCACCGGCCTTAGCGGCTCGGGCAAGTCGTCGCTCGCCTTCGATACCATCTATGCCGAAGGACAGCGGCGTTATGTCGAGAGCCTGAGCGCCTATGCGCGCCAATTCCTCGAGATGATGCAGAAGCCCGATGTCGAGCATATCGACGGGCTCAGCCCCGCGATCTCGATCGAGCAGAAGACCACCAGCCGCAACCCGCGCTCGACCGTGGCGACGGTGACCGAGATCTACGATTACATGCGCCTGTTGTGGGCGCGGGTGGGCGTGCCCTATTCGCCCACCACCGGCCTGCCGATCGAGGCGCAGACCGTTTCCAACATGGTCGACCGGGTGATGGCGCTGCCTGAAGGCACGCGGCTCTACCTGCTCGCGCCGGTGGTGCGCGGGCGCAAGGGCGAATACCGCAAGGAGCTGGCCGAATGGCAGAAGGCCGGGTTCACCCGCGTGCGGATCGACGGCGAGTTCTACGCGATCGAGGATGCCCCCGCGCTCGACAAGAAGTTCAAGCACGACATCGAGGTGGTGGTCGATCGTATCGCGGTGAAGGAAGGGATCGAGACCCGCCTTGCCGACAGCTTCGAACAGGCGCTCAAGCTGGCCGAGGGGTTGGCCTATGTCGACCTGGCCGACGGCGTGGTGCCGGGGCGCGAGGGCGAGGGCGAAGCGGGCGGGGCGATGAAGGGCGCGGGCATCCCCGCCAACCGCATCGTATTCTCCGAGCGCTTTTCCTGCCCGGTCAGCGGCTTCACCATCGAAGAGATCGAGCCGCGGCTGTTTTCGTTCAACGCGCCGCAGGGCGCCTGCGCCACCTGCGACGGGATCGGCGAGAAGCTGCTGTTCGACCCGCAGCTGGTCGTCCCCAACGAAGCGCTCAGCCTCAAGAAGGGCGCGGTGGTGCCCTGGGCCAAGTCCAACCCGCCGTCGCCCTATTACATGCAGGTGCTCGCCAGCCTGGCGAAGGAATATGAGTTCAGCCTGGAAACCCCGTGGGAGGATTTCGACCGCGAGATCCGCGACCTCATCCTGTTCGGCACCAAGGGTCGCGCAATCCCGTTGACCTTCAAGGACGGGCGCAAGGAATACACGGTCAACAAGCCGTTCGAGGGCGTGATCGGCAACCTCAACCGCCGCATGCTGCAGACCGAGAGCGCGTGGATGCGCGAGGAACTGGCCAAGTTCCAGACCGCGCAGCCGTGCGAGGCCTGCAACGGCAAGCGCCTCAATGAAAAGGCGCTGGCGGTGAAGGTCGGCCAGGGCAAGGGGGCGACCGATATCGCCACCCCCACCAAGATGAGCGTGGCCGACGCCAAGGCGTGGTTCCTCGCGCTGCCCGACCAGCTCACCGATACGCAGCAGCAGATCGCCCGCGCGATCCTGAAAGAGATCAACGAGCGGCTCGGCTTCCTCGACAATGTCGGGCTCGACTACCTCAACCTCGATCGCACCAGCGGCACGCTGTCGGGTGGGGAGAGCCAGCGCATCCGCCTCGCCAGCCAGATCGGCAGCGGCCTCAGCGGCGTGCTCTACGTGCTCGACGAGCCGAGCATCGGCCTGCACCAGCGCGATAACGACCGGCTGCTTGAAACGCTCAAGCGGCTGCGCGATCTCGGCAATACGGTGATCGTGGTCGAGCATGACGAGGACGCGATCCGCGCGGCGGACCATGTGGTCGACCTTGGCCCGGGCGCGGGCGTGCACGGGGGCGAGGTGGTCGCCGAAGGCACGCTCAAGCAGGTGCTCAAGTCCAAGGCTTCGCTCACCGCCGCCTATCTCAACGGCACGCGCGCAATCGAGGTGCCGGCCAAGCGGCGCAAGGGCAACGGGCACAAGCTCACCGTCCACGGCGCGCGCGCCAACAACCTCCGCGACGTCACCGCCTCTATCCCGCTGGGCACCTTCACCTGCATCACCGGCGTATCGGGCAGCGGCAAGTCGTCCTTCACCATCGACACGCTCTATGCCTCCGCCGCGCGCCACCTCAACGGCGCGCGCGTGGTCGCGGGCGCGCACGACAAGGTCAGCGGGCTCGAATATTGCGACAAGGTGATCGAGATCGACCAGTCGCCGATCGGTCGCACCCCGCGCAGCAACCCCGCCACCTACACCGGCGCCTTCACCCAGATCCGTGACTGGTTCGCGGGCCTCCCCGAAAGCCAGGCGCGCGGCTACAAGCCCGGGCGTTTCAGCTTCAACGTCAAGGGCGGCCGCTGCGAGGCGTGCCAGGGCGACGGGCTGATCAAGATCGAGATGCACTTCCTGCCCGACGTCTACGTCACCTGCGAGGAATGCCACGGCAAGCGCTACAACCGCGAAACGCTGGAGGTGAAGTTCAAGGGCCTCAGCATCGCCGACGTGCTCGACATGACGATCGAGGATGCGGAGGAGTTCTTCAAGGCCGTCCCCCCGATCCGCGACAAGATGCACATGCTCAACGAAGTCGGGCTGGGCTACGTCAAGGTCGGCCAGCAGGCGACCACGCTGTCGGGCGGCGAGGCGCAGCGGGTGAAGCTCGCCAAGGAACTCAGCAAGCGCAGCACCGGGCAGACGCTCTACATCCTCGACGAGCCGACCACGGGCCTCCATTTCGAGGATGTCCGCAAGCTGCTCGAAGTGCTCCAGCGACTGGTCGACCAGGGCAATTCGGTGGTGGTGATCGAACACAACCTCGACGTCATCAAGACCGCCGACTGGATCCTCGACCTGGGGCCCGAAGGCGGCGTGCGCGGCGGCGAGGTGGTGGCCGAAGGCACGCCCGAGCAGGTGGCGAAAGAGCCGCGCTCGTTCACGGGTCAGTACCTCGCGCCCATGCTGGCCAAGGGCGACCAGCGGGTGAGCGAAGCGGCGGAGTAA
- a CDS encoding toll/interleukin-1 receptor domain-containing protein: MSQFRYKAFISYSWADAKWGNWLHHAIETYRTPTALVGKEVSAGPVPARLHPLFKDREEEAAGASIGTAVETALANSEFLIVICSPNSAKSEWVNREIAWFKTHRDPRKVLALIVDGEPGSDEAECFPKALTHEVDGNLSVTDRFADMPLAADARDTGDGKRRAKLKLAAAMLGVGLDELVNREERRRLVRTRIIAGASLALALVMSGLTLVAVQARNEAERQRAEADGLIEFMLTDLREKLEPVGRLDALDVVGTRALDYYARQKLASLDADALGRRARALLLVGEISNLRGDSEEALKAFTQAAATTKEQLARDPDNEQRIFDHAQSVFWVGAIAYGRGETENAETQFREYKRLADRLNELNPDKPEWRMESSYAETNLGVMYDELGRDAEAERAFTSALVQIDAVAASEPFSADRQVEIGATVNWLGKVKGELGKYEEALKLFRREIAIYRDLLLRDPSNALAKNRLSVALQFLGENQLFAGNLAGAIESTGQSLELNGELRLLEPDNTEWQQTEVGGRFNQAQNLILTGRPAEARQMLDQADRLLAAMIATDASNTVWTNNFRARSMQAHMFLAMAGGNLRSSSRSLPSTLMWIDARGSALEPLQRTRLYRLAGDLKRELGQVKEARALWELALAQVPDSIVADPEKFFLWRRLGNKQKAAEYAARLDRRGYRHPAYLSER, encoded by the coding sequence GTGAGTCAATTTCGCTACAAGGCATTTATCAGTTATAGCTGGGCCGACGCGAAGTGGGGCAACTGGCTCCACCATGCGATCGAAACCTATCGTACTCCGACGGCACTTGTGGGCAAGGAGGTCTCTGCGGGGCCGGTGCCCGCGCGGCTTCATCCGTTGTTCAAGGATCGTGAGGAGGAGGCCGCCGGCGCGAGCATCGGGACGGCGGTCGAAACTGCGCTGGCCAATTCGGAATTCCTGATCGTCATCTGCTCGCCCAATTCGGCCAAGTCGGAATGGGTCAATCGCGAAATCGCCTGGTTCAAGACACATCGCGATCCCCGCAAGGTGCTGGCGCTGATCGTCGATGGCGAGCCCGGCAGCGACGAGGCCGAATGCTTTCCCAAGGCGCTGACCCACGAGGTCGACGGCAACCTGTCAGTCACCGACCGCTTCGCCGACATGCCGCTGGCCGCCGATGCGCGCGACACTGGCGATGGCAAGCGCAGGGCCAAGCTCAAGCTTGCCGCTGCGATGCTGGGTGTGGGGCTCGACGAGCTCGTCAACCGCGAAGAGCGCCGCCGCCTTGTGCGCACCCGCATCATCGCGGGTGCCTCGCTGGCGCTGGCACTGGTGATGAGCGGTTTGACGCTGGTCGCGGTGCAGGCCCGCAACGAAGCCGAGCGCCAGAGGGCCGAGGCGGACGGACTGATTGAATTCATGCTTACCGACCTGCGCGAAAAACTCGAACCGGTCGGGAGGCTCGATGCGCTCGACGTGGTGGGCACGCGCGCACTCGACTATTATGCGCGACAGAAGCTTGCCAGCCTCGACGCCGATGCGCTCGGGCGCCGTGCGCGGGCGTTGTTGCTGGTGGGCGAGATTTCAAATCTGCGCGGGGACAGCGAGGAGGCGCTGAAAGCGTTCACGCAAGCTGCCGCGACGACCAAGGAACAACTCGCTCGCGATCCGGATAACGAACAGCGCATCTTCGACCATGCGCAGAGCGTGTTCTGGGTCGGAGCGATCGCCTACGGGCGTGGCGAGACGGAGAACGCTGAAACGCAATTTCGCGAGTACAAGCGGCTGGCCGATCGGCTCAACGAACTCAATCCAGACAAGCCCGAATGGCGTATGGAAAGTAGCTACGCTGAAACCAATCTCGGCGTCATGTACGATGAACTCGGCCGTGATGCGGAAGCGGAGCGAGCCTTTACGTCGGCTTTGGTACAAATCGATGCGGTTGCGGCGAGTGAGCCGTTCAGTGCCGATCGGCAAGTCGAGATCGGCGCCACCGTCAATTGGTTGGGCAAGGTGAAGGGCGAACTGGGCAAGTACGAAGAGGCCCTGAAACTCTTTCGACGCGAGATCGCCATCTATCGGGACTTGTTGCTACGCGATCCTTCAAATGCCCTGGCAAAGAATCGGCTGTCAGTCGCGCTGCAGTTTTTAGGAGAGAACCAGCTATTTGCGGGCAATCTAGCAGGAGCCATTGAGTCCACCGGGCAATCGCTGGAGCTAAATGGCGAATTGCGACTACTTGAGCCGGACAACACCGAATGGCAACAGACCGAGGTTGGGGGAAGATTCAACCAGGCGCAGAATTTGATCCTTACCGGCCGACCGGCTGAAGCACGCCAAATGCTTGATCAGGCCGACAGGTTGCTTGCGGCGATGATCGCAACGGACGCATCCAATACCGTTTGGACAAATAATTTTCGAGCCCGTTCGATGCAGGCCCACATGTTCTTGGCAATGGCTGGTGGCAACCTACGCAGTTCCAGCCGCTCACTTCCAAGCACCTTGATGTGGATCGATGCACGTGGGTCGGCGCTTGAGCCGCTGCAGCGCACACGACTCTATCGCCTTGCTGGAGATCTGAAGCGCGAATTGGGGCAGGTTAAGGAAGCTCGTGCATTGTGGGAATTGGCTCTTGCACAAGTCCCGGATTCGATCGTTGCCGATCCAGAAAAGTTCTTTCTTTGGCGGCGTCTCGGCAACAAGCAGAAAGCGGCCGAGTATGCCGCAAGGCTGGACAGGCGGGGCTATCGGCACCCCGCCTATCTGAGCGAGCGCTAA